The DNA window CTCCGGCACCTGCTGGAACCACATAGGCGGCCGTTGCCCGAGCGGATCGAAGATCCGGTCCTCAAACGCAGAACGCGACCCCAGCCGATCCCGATAGTGCGTATGCCACGTCGTCGAAGGCCCAGTGGGCGGCACCGGCTCGTAGCCCAAGGCCACGGCCCAGAACTCGGCCAGCCGCGGCGGGTCGTGAGCGTCCACGGTCAGCTGCCAGAACACCATCCCGGCGACGGTACCCCCGCACAAGGCAAAGCCGGGCAGGGGGCGACCCTGCCCGGCTTCGCACTCAAGAGACCTACAGCGAACGGTTGCGCTGGTTCAC is part of the Tenggerimyces flavus genome and encodes:
- a CDS encoding VOC family protein; translated protein: MVFWQLTVDAHDPPRLAEFWAVALGYEPVPPTGPSTTWHTHYRDRLGSRSAFEDRIFDPLGQRPPMWFQQVPERKAGKNRLHLDLYPTGRDDTLSQARRVQIVDEKVTELQTIGASVVRRTREDDPADPEYYVVMRDPEGNEFCVS